The following proteins come from a genomic window of Ictidomys tridecemlineatus isolate mIctTri1 chromosome 9, mIctTri1.hap1, whole genome shotgun sequence:
- the Cracd gene encoding capping protein-inhibiting regulator of actin dynamics isoform X3, producing the protein MKKAGSGEASSEEDLFLASPMEIVAQQDIILSDAENKSSDTPSSPSPLNLPGAGSEMEEKVAPVKPSRPKRHFSSAGTIESVNLDAIPPAMARLDNSAAKHKLSVKPKNQRVSKKHRRLARDRQNEPGGLDRQPSLDQNGHPGEDKHMWLEEEPEPLDSEEEKRHQEDYWRELEAKCKRQKAEAAEKRRLEEQRQQALERRLWEENRRQELLEEEGDEEGGEEEDLQIEMEKERGPGEGLQRGAEEQGCREQEQREPEDAERLEAEEWSPLQEEAQRLEELRQRVAERQREAERQREAERQRQEEEKELKELRRLEAQRQEEEARRLEEQRQREELETQRRREQEERKRLEELRQQQEEEKRRQELIQQEEMEASGPQEAPKELPPEEERQAQLEARRSPLSALQNDFEEKPEDGEDLELRRQRESSEQEQKQEGGQATEQPGKRGDFREDDHRVVEDRRESAKMDPPQQQEEPKEETLPLGEKNEASTPEKERKVEELRWQEVDERQTMPRPYTFQVSSGGRQILFPKVNLTPVTPAKDAGPSPAAQEPKTPRASAASHALPSTLSIPHTAILVTGAQLCGPAVNLNQIKDTACKSLLGLSEEKRHMDVPTVEQPVRAPGEPRGGGGKARPPQETQSSVAALAEWASIRSRILKNAESEARGDREQARPAEEPTPRARSDSRGNLRKTPPVNAKFSIMPAWQKFADGGTETSKQNTEAESIRKRPGPGEETAPPPSPASTQESRKGPEKPEVRHEPADTTEGCKFAKDLPSFLVPSLPSPPQKAVHTESTSTAHSEATSGVAKPDPGMPGAEEKASPFGIKLRRTNYSLRFHCDQQAEQKKKKRHSSTSDSGDGGPPAGASANADKETEGVAPKPGPSLPQERKQVLAPRRDSAEIPSSHSPPTAQPGPPPSSSQAPAPEHDKGANKMPLGQKPALAPKPASQTPPPSPLSKLSRPYLVELLARRAGKPDSEPRELSREGQEGQESSGTQPPSPPPPEERKGQKKEEDEEEVLEKKPSSPPLSTTLVERSSQTPEAGRKEKPVLQSRHSLDGSKITEKVETAQPLWITLALQKQKGFREQQATREERKQAREAKQAEKLSKENVSVSPQPGSGSVSRAGSLHKSTAQPEEKKPETAVSRLERREQLKKANTLPTSVTVEISDSAPPAPLVKEVTKRFSTPDAAPVSTEPAWLALAKRKAKAWSDCPQIIK; encoded by the exons ATGAAGAAGGCAGGCAGTGGAGAGGCCAGCTCAGAAGAGGACCTGTTCCTGGCCAGTCCCATGgaaattgtggctcagcaggacATCATCCTCTCAGACGCTGAGAACAAA TCCAGTGATACGCCAAGTTCTCCGAGTCCTCTGAATCTCCCTGGAGCTGGAAGTGAGATGGAAGAGAAG GTTGCTCCAGTTAAACCGTCTCGGCCAAAAAGACACTTCTCTTCTGCTGGCACCATTGAAAGTGTCAACCTCGATGCCATCCCCCCGGCCATGGCTCGCCTGGACAACAGTGCTGCCAAGCACAAACTGTCTGTTAAGCCAAAAAACCAGAGGGTGTCAAAGAAGCACAGGCGGCTTGCCCGG GATCGACAAAATGAACCAGGTGGCCTTGACAGGCAGCCTTCCCTGGACCAAAATGGACACCCAGGAGAAGACAAGCACATGTGGCTTGAAGAGGAACCGGAGCCGCTGGATTCTGAGGAAGAGAAGAGACACCAAGAAGACTACTGGCGAGAACTAGAGGCCAAGTGCAAGAGGCAAAAGGCAGAAGCCGCAGAGAAGAGACGCCTGGAAGAGCAGAGGCAGCAGGCCCTGGAGAGGAGGCTGTGGGAAGAGAACAGAAGGCAGGAGCTCTTGGAGGAGGAAGGTGATGAAGAGGGGGGCGAAGAGGAGGACCTCCagatagaaatggaaaaggaaagggGGCCTGGGGAAGGGCTGCAGCGGGGCGCAGAAGAGCAAGGTTGCCGAGAACAAGAGCAGAGGGAGCCCGAGGACGCAGAGCGCCTGGAGGCTGAGGAATGGAGTCCCCTGCAGGAAGAGGCCCAGCGGCTGGAAGAGCTGAGGCAGCGCGTGGCCGAGAGGCAGCGTGAAGCAGAGAGGCAGCGTGAAGccgagaggcagaggcaggaagaagaaaaggagttgAAGGAACTCCGAAGGCTGGAGGCCCAGCgtcaggaggaggaggccagAAGGCTGGAGGAGCAGAGGCAGCGGGAGGAGCTGGAGACTCAGAGAAGGCGGGAGCAGGAGGAAAGGAAACGACTGGAGGAGCTCAGACAGCAGCAAGAGGAAGAGAAGCGAAGGCAAGAGTTGATACAgcaggaggaaatggaggcttCTGGGCCACAGGAGGCCCCGAAGGAGCTTCCTCCGGAGGAAGAGAGGCAGGCGCAGCTAGAGGCCCGCAGAAGCCCGCTGAGCGCCCTGCAGAATGACTTTGAAGAGAAGCCCGAGGATGGAGAAGACCTAGAACTCAGAAGGCAACGAGAAAGCTCTGAGCAGGAGCAGAAGCAAGAGGGGGGGCAGGCAACAGAACAGCCTGGGAAGAGGGGCGACTTTCGCGAGGATGATCATCGCGTCGTGGAAGACCGGAGAGAATCAGCCAAAATGGACCCTCCCCAGCAGCAAGAGGAGCCGAAGGAAGAAACGCTGCCCCTGGGGGAGAAGAACGAAGCCTCCACtccagaaaaggagagaaaggtgGAGGAGCTCAGGTGGCAGGAGGTGGATGAGAGGCAGACCATGCCCAGGCCCTACACGTTCCAGGTGTCCTCCGGAGGGAGACAGATTCTCTTCCCCAAGGTCAATCTGACCCCCGTGACCCCCGCCAAGGACGCGGGACCCAGCCCTGCTGCGCAGGAACCCAAGACCCCCAGAGCCAGCGCGGCCTCGCACGCCCTGCCCTCCACCCTGAGCATCCCCCATACCGCCATCCTGGTCACTGGAGCTCAGCTCTGCGGCCCCGCCGTCAACCTGAACCAGATCAAGGACACGGCCTGCAAGTCCCTTCTGGGCCTGTCGGAAGAGAAGAGGCACATGGACGTCCCTACTGTGGAGCAGCCCGTCCGCGCCCCGGGCGAGCCCCGAGGAGGCGGCGGGAAAGCCAGGCCTCCGCAGGAGACCCAAAGCAGCGTGGCCGCACTGGCCGAGTGGGCCTCCATTCGGTCCAGGATCCTGAAGAACGCCGAGAGCGAGGCGCGCGGCGACAGAGAGCAGGCGAGGCCAGCGGAGGAGCCCACTCCCAGGGCCCGATCTGACTCCCGCGGGAACCTCCGCAAGACCCCGCCCGTGAACGCCAAGTTCTCCATAATGCCCGCCTGGCAGAAATTCGCAGACGGTGGCACCGAGACCTCCAAACAGAATACGGAGGCAGAAAGCATTAGAAAAAGACCCGGGCCCGGCGAAGAGACAGCGCCCCCGCCCTCGCCTGCTAGTACCCAGGAGTCCCGGAAGGGTCCAGAGAAGCCAGAGGTGCGCCACGAGCCAGCAGACACCACCGAGGGGTGCAAATTTGCCAAAGACCTTCCATCTTTCCTAGTTCCAAGCCTGCCTTCCCCTCCGCAGAAAGCGGTCCACACGGAATCCACAAGCACGGCGCACAGCGAGGCCACAAGTGGTGTAGCAAAGCCAGACCCCGGGATGCCAGGTGCAGAGGAAAAAGCCTCACCTTTTGGAATAAAGCTGAGAAGGACCAACTATTCCTTGCGCTTCCACTGCGACCAACAAGcggaacaaaagaagaaaaagaggcacAGCAGCACGAGTGACAGTGGCGATGGGGGGCCTCCTGCCGGGGCCAGTGCCAATGCAGACAAAGAGACAGAGGGCGTGGCCCCCAAGCCTGGCCCATCCCTCCCCCAGGAAAGGAAGCAAGTCTTAGCCCCTCGAAGGGACTCTGCTGAAATCCCTTCCAGCCACTCTCCTCCTACAGCCCAGCCCGGACCCCCACCGTCCAGCAGCCAGGCCCCAGCTCCAGAGCACGACAAGGGAGCAAACAAGATGCCATTAGGGCAGAAACCAGCACTGGCTCCCAAGCCTGCCAGCCAGACCCCGCCGCCATCCCCGCTCTCCAAACTAAGTAGGCCCTACCTGGTAGAGCTGCTGGCTCGCAGAGCTGGGAAGCCAGACTCTGAGCCCAGGGAGCTGTCCAGAGAGGGCCAGGAGGGCCAGGAGAGCAGTGGTACCcagccaccatcaccaccacctccagaggaaaggaagggacagaagaaggaagaggatgaggaagaggtGCTGGAGAAGAAACCTTCTTCCCCACCTCTGTCTACCACTCTAGTAGAGAGATCTTCCCAAACACCTGAGGCGGGGAGGAAAG AGAAGCCGGTGCTTCAGAGTAGGCATTCTTTAGATGGCTCCAAAATTACAGAGAAAGTTGAAACTGCCCAGCCACTGTGGATAACGTTAGCACTACAAAAGCAAAAGGGGTTTCGCGAGCAGCAAGCAACCCGAGAGGAGAGAAAGCAAGCCCGAGAAGCCAAACAGGCAGAAAAGCTCTCCAAAGAAAAC GTCAGTGTGAGCCCGCAGCCTGGAAGCGGCAGTGTCAGCAGAGCAGGTTCCCTGCACAAATCCACAGCTCAGCCAGAAGAGAAGAAGCCTGAGACTGCAGTGTCCAGGCTCGAGCGCAGAGAACAACTGAAAAAGGCCAACACTCTCCCTACGTCTGTGACAG TGGAGATCTCAGACTCAGCTCCCCCAGCACCACTAGTGAAAGAAGTCACCAAGAGATTCTCCACCCCAGATGCTGCCCCTGTGTCCACGGAGCCAGCCTGGCTGGCTTTGGCCAAAAGAAAAGCGAAGGCCTGGAGCGACTGTCCACAGATTATTAAGTAA